In Musa acuminata AAA Group cultivar baxijiao chromosome BXJ3-9, Cavendish_Baxijiao_AAA, whole genome shotgun sequence, a single genomic region encodes these proteins:
- the LOC135649144 gene encoding uncharacterized protein LOC135649144 isoform X2 encodes MSEEKPPDWLPDGWIMEVRRGKKGFTYRYYTCPISEYTFCSKEEVIHYLNIVAAASHASEDTECFGDEDQQLVHKVKDSLKWLPRGWIMEIRTRKIGAEAEERYKVLYRIEYSPDGLPDGWIKEIRFRRNKDKKSPTKQDAYYTDPESGYVFRTLKDCICYIEHGVLSKHAFKPNINSVCKILAFEQDFLDLDSDEKLNSTEDICKETPFCSPKFEVTSANKN; translated from the exons ATGTCGGAGGAGAAGCCGCCGGATTGGCTGCCGGACGGATGGATCATGGAGGTCCGGAGGGGGAAGAAGGGCTTCACCTATCGA TATTACACATGTCCCATATCTGAGTACACATTCTGTTCAAAAGAGGAAGTTATCCACTATCTCAACATTGTAGCAGCTGCATCCCATGCATCTGAGGATACAGAATGTTTTGGAGATGAAGATCAGCAA CTTGTACATAAAGTAAAAGATTCACTCAAGTGGTTGCCTCGTGGGTGGATCATGGAGATTAGAACTCGAAAAATTGGTGCAGAAGCAGAAGAGAGGTACAAG GTCTTATACCGAATTGAATATTCCCCAGATGGTTTACCTGATGGATGGATCAAAGAAATCAGATTCAGAAGGAACAAGGATAAGAAGAGCCCAACCAAACAGGATGCA TATTACACTGATCCAGAAAGTGGATATGTATTTCGAACCCTTAAGGATTGCATATGCTATATTGAGCATGGAGTATTGAGTAAACATGCCTTTAAACCAAATATAAACAGTGTCTGCAAGATCCTTGCTTTCGAACAAGATTTCCTT GATTTAGACTCAGATGAGAAACTGAACTCCACCGAAGATATTTGCAAGGAGACACCATTTTGCAGTCCAAAATTTGAAGTTACAAGTGCTAATAAAAACTGA
- the LOC135648447 gene encoding pre-mRNA cleavage factor Im 25 kDa subunit 2-like isoform X2: MVTSPVVNTYPLSNYTFGTKEPKMEKDTSVADRLARMKVNYMKEGMRTSVEGILLVQEHNHPHILLLQIGNTFCKLPGGRLKPGENEMEGLKRKLCSKLAANSPSFQPNWQIGECVATWWRPNFETAMYPYCPPHITKPKECKKLFLVHLSEREYFAVPKNLKLLAVPLFELYDNVQRYGPVISTIPQQLSRFQFNMVTS, from the exons atggtgacctcgccggtggtgaACACGTACCCACTCTCGAACTACACCTTCGGGACGAAGGAGCCTAAAATGGAGAAGGACACCTCCGTCGCCGATCGCCTTGCCCGCATGAAGGTCAA CTATATGAAAGAAGGCATGCGGACAAGTGTTGAAGGAATTTTATTG GTCCAGGAGCACAATCATCCCCATATACTTCTACTGCAAATAGGAAATACTTTTTGTAAACTTCCTGGTGGACGTCTGAAGCCTGGAGAGAATG AAATGGAGGGTCTGAAACGAAAGCTTTGTAGCAAACTTGCTGCAAATTCACCTTCCTTTCAGCCAAACTGGCAG ATCGGGGAGTGTGTTGCTACCTGGTGGAGGCCGAACTTTGAAACAGCAATGTACCCATACTGTCCACCTCACATAACTAAGCCCAAG GAATGTAAGAAGCTCTTCCTCGTTCACCTGTCAGAAAGAGAGTATTTTGCTGTTCCAAAAAACTTGAAGCTGCTTGCTGTTCCACTGTTTGAACTCTATGACAATGTTCAG AGATATGGTCCTGTTATATCTACAATTCCGCAACAATTGTCAAGGTTCCAGTTCAACATGGTTACATCCTAA
- the LOC135648447 gene encoding pre-mRNA cleavage factor Im 25 kDa subunit 2-like isoform X1: MVTSPVVNTYPLSNYTFGTKEPKMEKDTSVADRLARMKVKVHYWVQFSAPSVDGDSYSHVETWRLIYSFLCYMKEGMRTSVEGILLVQEHNHPHILLLQIGNTFCKLPGGRLKPGENEMEGLKRKLCSKLAANSPSFQPNWQIGECVATWWRPNFETAMYPYCPPHITKPKECKKLFLVHLSEREYFAVPKNLKLLAVPLFELYDNVQRYGPVISTIPQQLSRFQFNMVTS, encoded by the exons atggtgacctcgccggtggtgaACACGTACCCACTCTCGAACTACACCTTCGGGACGAAGGAGCCTAAAATGGAGAAGGACACCTCCGTCGCCGATCGCCTTGCCCGCATGAAGGTCAA AGTCCATTATTGGGTCCAATTTTCTGCGCCTTCTGTCGATGGGGATTCGTACTCTCATGTCGAGACTTGGAGGCTAATATACTCATTTTTGTG CTATATGAAAGAAGGCATGCGGACAAGTGTTGAAGGAATTTTATTG GTCCAGGAGCACAATCATCCCCATATACTTCTACTGCAAATAGGAAATACTTTTTGTAAACTTCCTGGTGGACGTCTGAAGCCTGGAGAGAATG AAATGGAGGGTCTGAAACGAAAGCTTTGTAGCAAACTTGCTGCAAATTCACCTTCCTTTCAGCCAAACTGGCAG ATCGGGGAGTGTGTTGCTACCTGGTGGAGGCCGAACTTTGAAACAGCAATGTACCCATACTGTCCACCTCACATAACTAAGCCCAAG GAATGTAAGAAGCTCTTCCTCGTTCACCTGTCAGAAAGAGAGTATTTTGCTGTTCCAAAAAACTTGAAGCTGCTTGCTGTTCCACTGTTTGAACTCTATGACAATGTTCAG AGATATGGTCCTGTTATATCTACAATTCCGCAACAATTGTCAAGGTTCCAGTTCAACATGGTTACATCCTAA
- the LOC135649144 gene encoding uncharacterized protein LOC135649144 isoform X1, whose amino-acid sequence MSEEKPPDWLPDGWIMEVRRGKKGFTYRYYTCPISEYTFCSKEEVIHYLNIVAAASHASEDTECFGDEDQQLVHKVKDSLKWLPRGWIMEIRTRKIGAEAEERYKCYLHQSTGTVFYSKEEVLQFIESGNACGPPTSSRKRRCRNKSGDLVLYRIEYSPDGLPDGWIKEIRFRRNKDKKSPTKQDAYYTDPESGYVFRTLKDCICYIEHGVLSKHAFKPNINSVCKILAFEQDFLDLDSDEKLNSTEDICKETPFCSPKFEVTSANKN is encoded by the exons ATGTCGGAGGAGAAGCCGCCGGATTGGCTGCCGGACGGATGGATCATGGAGGTCCGGAGGGGGAAGAAGGGCTTCACCTATCGA TATTACACATGTCCCATATCTGAGTACACATTCTGTTCAAAAGAGGAAGTTATCCACTATCTCAACATTGTAGCAGCTGCATCCCATGCATCTGAGGATACAGAATGTTTTGGAGATGAAGATCAGCAA CTTGTACATAAAGTAAAAGATTCACTCAAGTGGTTGCCTCGTGGGTGGATCATGGAGATTAGAACTCGAAAAATTGGTGCAGAAGCAGAAGAGAGGTACAAG TGCTACTTGCATCAATCGACTGGAACTGTTTTCTATTCAAAGGAAGAAGTACTTCAGTTTATTGAGTCAGGGAATGCATGTGGTCCCCCCACGTCCTCTCGGAAGAGACGCTGCAGGAATAAATCCGGTGACCTT GTCTTATACCGAATTGAATATTCCCCAGATGGTTTACCTGATGGATGGATCAAAGAAATCAGATTCAGAAGGAACAAGGATAAGAAGAGCCCAACCAAACAGGATGCA TATTACACTGATCCAGAAAGTGGATATGTATTTCGAACCCTTAAGGATTGCATATGCTATATTGAGCATGGAGTATTGAGTAAACATGCCTTTAAACCAAATATAAACAGTGTCTGCAAGATCCTTGCTTTCGAACAAGATTTCCTT GATTTAGACTCAGATGAGAAACTGAACTCCACCGAAGATATTTGCAAGGAGACACCATTTTGCAGTCCAAAATTTGAAGTTACAAGTGCTAATAAAAACTGA